GCCGCGCGCGCTCGGCGCGTGCGGAAGACAGCCAGCTGTTCGAGCGCTGCTCGCTGCTGATCTGATCCTGTCGGCCGCGCTTGCGGCCAACGTTGGCCGCAAGCAAATAAAAACGGCACCGGAATATTCCGGTGCCGTCTGCTATTGCCAGCAGGCCGAGCGGCTTACTTCAGGCTGCCCGACAGGAACTGCGCCAGACGTTCGCTCTTCGGCGTCACCAGCACTTCTTTCGGGTTGCCCTGCTCTTCAATACGGCCCTGGTGCAGGAAGATCACGTGGTTGGACACCTCGCGGGCGAAGCCCATTTCGTGGGTCACCACGATCATGGTGCGGCCTTCCTCGGCCAGCGACTGCATCACCTTCAGCACTTCGCCCACCAGTTCCGGATCCAGCGCCGAGGTCGGCTCATCGAACAGCATCACTTCCGGCTCCATCGCCAGCGCACGGGCAATTGCCACGCGCTGCTGCTGGCCGCCGGACAGGTGCGACGGGTATTTGTCCTCCACCGATTGCGCCAGGCCAACCTTGGCCAGGTACTTGCGGGCGCGAATCTCGGCCTCGTCGCGGCTGATGCCCAGTACGTGCACCGGTGCCTCGATGATGTTTTCCAGCACCGTCATGTGTGCCCACAGGTTGAAGTGCTGGAACACCATGGACAGCTTGGTGCGCATCTTCTGCAGCTGCTTGGGGTCGGCCACGCGCAGCGCGCCCTTCTTGTCCTTCTCGGTGCGGATTTCCTCGGCATTCACTTCGATGCGGCCGGCACACGGCTGCTCCAGGAAGTTGATGCAACGCAGGAAGGTACTCTTGCCGGAGCCGGAGGAGCCGATAATGCTGATTACATCGCCACCCTTGGCTTTCAGCGAAACGCCCTTCAGCACTTCGTGATCGCCGTATTTCTTGTGCAGATCGTCAACAGTCAGTTTGTACATGTGTGTGTTCTTTCCAAATACGGCAACTCAGTGCGACTGAGGTTTCAGGAAGGCGAGCCAGCGGTTTTCGAAGCGACGGAACAGCCATACCAGGCCGAACACGATCACGGCATACAGCACGGCGGCGATGCCGAAAGCGTAGAACGAGGCGTAGGTAGCCGAGTTCACGTCACGGGCAACCTTCAGGATGTCCGGCACGGTGGCGGTGAAAGCCAGCGTGGTGGAGTGCAGCATCAGGATCACTTCGTTGCTGTAGGCCGGCAGCGCGCGACGCAGTGCCGATGGCAGGATGATGCGGCGGTACAGCGCAAAACCGGACATGCCGTAGGCACGTGCTGCCTCGATCT
This Vogesella sp. LIG4 DNA region includes the following protein-coding sequences:
- a CDS encoding ABC transporter ATP-binding protein codes for the protein MYKLTVDDLHKKYGDHEVLKGVSLKAKGGDVISIIGSSGSGKSTFLRCINFLEQPCAGRIEVNAEEIRTEKDKKGALRVADPKQLQKMRTKLSMVFQHFNLWAHMTVLENIIEAPVHVLGISRDEAEIRARKYLAKVGLAQSVEDKYPSHLSGGQQQRVAIARALAMEPEVMLFDEPTSALDPELVGEVLKVMQSLAEEGRTMIVVTHEMGFAREVSNHVIFLHQGRIEEQGNPKEVLVTPKSERLAQFLSGSLK